The bacterium genome has a window encoding:
- a CDS encoding thrombospondin type 3 repeat-containing protein has product MRSYLLIALLCLLAACGTSTSSSSDNSSSNNLLTLTGPIARAVDHLSGSITIYDLEADKKVHDDALNFINTNNGVVVTADIVKLKPAKVYRFVLVFNYDGTPIAYVDITHTVANDANDTITFTADNIIYTTASASADILADISNDILPNLDSDGDGFSNFTEIRAGTNVNDQNSIPTGPQIGAVNSEVADDESIITLTVTVKDKLGIDTADILFPGNSYLQSVVDEKLSGTFGDVERTFTVSFNVQDASPGNLPFSIKATNMAGLSSSFSSSVIVPEGNSNRGPLIFIENLTEGQIISGTVQIQISAVDRDGVKSISVDQPSDLFDTSPASAFFTADWDTTSVGNGPIQLRVTATDNEDITSNKVVTLNVSNGTDASGPHITLRVYQSSDLSDEINYRNGDPIFGSVYFRVSAIDPSGLDIFEILNDDTIEGLFLEPLEVNGNPYDNTINTTLLGDNSTLKLIFSATDKLGYNTTAQFKLIVANNPFINSFTIDDAANAVVSEGDSVHFNWDVFNANQISILNVTASKTLAYNLSKTGEVSSIITSPATYRLTAVRTTNMGNNTVTKEVTVILDNDRDGIVNANDNCKNTINPNQADADGDHIGDVCDSDLDGDGVANGSDNCPSVANANQSNIDHDSMGDVCDDDVDGDGASEGNDLCPNDPRKASPGQCGCGIPDADADHDNIAVCFDACDNDAGKVAPGICGCGTPDTNTDGDTQVDCIETCDLDPNKLTPGVCGCGVADTDSDFDGTPNCHDNCPSDPGKTAVGICGCGVPDIDSDGDLVVDCRDNCPSDGNKINPGVCGCGVTDTNSDADSVIDCLDNCPLVANQSQTDFDGDAIGDACDTDRDGDGTPNGADNCPDIANDQNNIDGDALGDACDGDKDGDGRNNESDNCPNTPNANQQDLNGNGVGDACDGDPDGDGTLDTVDNCPGVYNANQTDMDGDDVGDVCDTDADGDGTLDANDNCPGLNNDQSNIDNDAFGDACDDDIDGDGFANAQDCGPSNAHSFPGNTRAYLSDDDYNCDGNARDIPANHATFIFNGGAGSYAGNGITYAGDVNNDGCSDILIGAPAYTTSDILGKVYLIYGHGLNCDYTTTLSQNISLASIGSTIPGAVFVTEQIGDRFGSNVAPAGDIDNDGCSDFLISADYFDSTVDGVVHPDSGKVYVLYGGGDGCNNQTLHGVFNISDISLTGNIRGHSFITKKDNARLGFSMAALGDINADGDTDFGFITLSPILDNAIIIYKNLTNLSYVVDTDMSQFGVLIPGDYSEIGGAGDFNHDAFMDIALTSIGYQRYGAVFVIKGSATGVIDVNINNADLYIAPDVGCQTGIEVSSVGDVNNDYFDDVLVGSNGCSNLDGIKSGRADIILGQQDVNLNLSDPLQNVITFDGVAYNDMAGYSLSGGDITGDNQSDLAIGADQADNSKGNVYVVNHELWLAGDRESLLFSTFRIYSTGNFLNTNHVSLNAGYHLNTLVTGDFNGDGKADLFIGNRSGGPINLFLSGY; this is encoded by the coding sequence ATGCGTTCTTACTTACTCATTGCTTTGTTATGTCTTCTCGCGGCCTGCGGCACGTCTACGTCGTCTTCTTCCGATAATTCTTCATCCAACAATCTTCTCACTTTAACCGGCCCCATTGCGCGTGCGGTAGATCACTTAAGTGGCAGCATTACTATTTACGATTTAGAAGCGGATAAAAAAGTTCATGACGATGCACTTAATTTTATCAATACCAATAACGGTGTTGTTGTTACCGCCGACATTGTTAAATTAAAGCCCGCCAAGGTTTATCGCTTTGTTTTAGTATTTAATTACGACGGCACCCCCATTGCTTACGTAGACATCACTCACACCGTAGCTAATGATGCCAACGATACCATCACCTTTACAGCAGATAATATTATTTACACCACAGCCAGCGCGAGTGCCGATATTTTAGCCGATATATCAAACGACATTTTGCCTAATTTGGATAGTGATGGGGATGGGTTTAGTAATTTTACCGAAATAAGAGCTGGAACCAATGTGAATGATCAAAACAGTATTCCTACGGGTCCACAGATTGGTGCGGTAAATTCTGAAGTGGCCGATGATGAATCTATCATTACGCTTACGGTTACCGTTAAAGATAAACTGGGTATTGATACGGCCGATATTTTGTTTCCGGGTAATAGTTATTTGCAATCGGTTGTTGATGAAAAGTTAAGTGGCACATTTGGTGATGTTGAGCGCACCTTTACCGTGTCCTTTAATGTGCAAGATGCCTCGCCTGGTAACTTGCCATTTTCAATTAAAGCCACCAATATGGCGGGCTTATCTAGTTCTTTTAGCTCATCGGTTATTGTTCCTGAGGGTAATTCAAATCGTGGACCTCTTATTTTTATAGAAAATCTTACCGAAGGCCAAATCATATCGGGTACGGTGCAAATACAAATTTCGGCTGTCGATCGCGATGGAGTAAAATCAATTAGTGTTGATCAACCTTCCGATTTGTTTGATACATCTCCTGCATCTGCTTTTTTTACAGCAGACTGGGATACCACTTCAGTAGGCAATGGGCCTATTCAGTTGCGTGTTACGGCTACCGATAATGAAGATATAACGTCAAACAAAGTAGTTACGCTTAATGTTTCCAACGGTACCGATGCCTCTGGTCCGCATATTACCTTAAGAGTTTATCAATCCAGCGATTTGAGTGATGAAATTAATTATAGAAATGGTGATCCTATTTTTGGAAGTGTGTATTTTCGTGTCTCGGCTATCGATCCTAGTGGATTAGATATCTTTGAAATACTCAATGATGATACCATTGAAGGTCTTTTTTTAGAGCCGCTTGAAGTAAATGGCAATCCTTATGACAATACGATTAATACAACTTTATTGGGCGATAACAGCACATTAAAACTTATTTTTTCGGCCACCGATAAATTGGGATACAATACAACGGCGCAGTTTAAACTGATAGTGGCCAATAATCCGTTCATCAATTCGTTTACTATAGATGATGCTGCAAATGCGGTGGTTTCGGAAGGTGATAGTGTTCACTTTAATTGGGATGTATTTAATGCCAATCAAATCTCCATTTTAAATGTGACAGCCAGTAAAACGCTTGCCTATAATTTAAGTAAAACCGGAGAGGTGTCGTCGATTATTACATCACCTGCTACTTATCGCTTAACGGCTGTACGTACCACTAACATGGGTAACAACACCGTTACCAAAGAAGTAACAGTAATTTTAGATAACGACCGCGACGGTATTGTGAATGCCAATGATAATTGCAAAAATACGATAAATCCAAACCAGGCCGATGCCGATGGCGATCATATTGGCGATGTATGCGATTCGGATTTGGATGGTGATGGTGTTGCCAACGGTAGTGATAATTGTCCCAGCGTTGCCAATGCTAATCAATCTAATATCGATCACGATAGCATGGGCGATGTGTGTGACGACGATGTGGATGGCGATGGAGCCAGTGAAGGAAACGATTTATGCCCTAACGACCCACGCAAAGCCTCTCCTGGTCAATGTGGTTGCGGTATTCCAGATGCCGATGCCGATCATGACAATATAGCTGTGTGCTTTGATGCGTGCGATAACGATGCCGGCAAAGTGGCACCTGGCATTTGTGGTTGTGGTACTCCCGATACCAATACTGATGGAGATACGCAGGTAGATTGTATTGAAACCTGTGATTTGGATCCCAATAAATTAACACCGGGAGTTTGTGGGTGCGGTGTAGCTGATACTGATAGTGATTTTGATGGTACCCCCAATTGTCATGATAATTGCCCAAGTGATCCTGGGAAAACAGCCGTGGGTATTTGTGGTTGTGGTGTTCCGGATATTGATTCCGATGGTGATTTGGTTGTTGATTGTCGTGATAATTGTCCGAGTGATGGTAATAAAATTAATCCGGGAGTTTGTGGTTGTGGTGTTACCGATACAAACAGCGATGCTGATTCTGTTATTGATTGTTTAGATAACTGCCCGCTTGTTGCTAATCAGAGTCAAACCGATTTTGATGGGGATGCTATTGGTGATGCCTGTGATACCGATAGAGATGGTGATGGCACACCAAATGGTGCCGATAATTGTCCGGATATTGCGAACGATCAAAATAATATTGATGGTGATGCCTTGGGTGATGCGTGTGATGGTGATAAAGATGGTGATGGGCGAAATAATGAGAGTGATAATTGCCCCAATACGCCTAATGCTAATCAACAAGATTTAAATGGTAATGGTGTTGGCGATGCCTGTGATGGAGATCCCGATGGTGATGGAACATTGGATACGGTAGATAATTGCCCGGGTGTGTATAATGCTAATCAGACGGATATGGATGGAGATGATGTTGGTGATGTTTGCGATACCGATGCCGATGGAGATGGAACATTAGATGCTAATGATAATTGTCCGGGTTTAAATAACGATCAAAGTAATATAGATAACGATGCATTTGGTGATGCATGTGATGATGATATTGATGGTGATGGTTTTGCTAATGCACAAGATTGCGGGCCAAGTAATGCGCATTCTTTCCCCGGTAATACACGGGCGTATTTATCGGATGATGATTATAATTGTGATGGAAATGCGCGGGATATTCCGGCTAATCATGCTACTTTTATTTTTAATGGTGGTGCTGGCTCATATGCGGGCAATGGGATTACATATGCTGGTGATGTTAATAATGATGGATGTTCTGATATTTTAATTGGGGCGCCTGCATATACTACATCAGATATACTTGGAAAGGTTTACCTTATTTATGGGCATGGTCTAAATTGCGATTATACTACTACACTTTCACAAAATATTAGCTTGGCCTCCATAGGCTCCACAATTCCAGGAGCTGTTTTTGTTACAGAACAGATAGGAGATAGATTTGGATCTAATGTGGCACCAGCAGGGGATATTGACAATGATGGATGTTCTGATTTTCTAATCAGTGCAGATTATTTCGATAGTACAGTGGATGGAGTTGTGCATCCTGATTCTGGTAAGGTATATGTATTGTATGGTGGAGGTGATGGGTGTAACAATCAAACACTGCATGGTGTCTTTAATATATCAGATATTAGCTTAACAGGTAATATACGAGGCCATAGTTTTATAACTAAAAAAGATAATGCGCGTTTGGGTTTTTCTATGGCGGCATTAGGCGATATTAACGCTGATGGGGATACAGATTTTGGTTTTATTACACTGTCTCCTATTTTGGACAACGCTATTATTATCTATAAAAATCTGACAAATTTATCTTATGTTGTGGATACAGATATGTCTCAATTTGGTGTATTAATACCTGGTGACTATAGTGAAATTGGTGGTGCTGGCGATTTTAATCATGATGCTTTTATGGATATTGCCCTCACTTCTATCGGCTATCAGAGGTATGGTGCTGTCTTTGTTATAAAGGGTTCTGCTACAGGGGTTATTGATGTAAATATTAACAATGCAGATCTTTATATTGCGCCTGATGTGGGATGTCAAACTGGTATAGAGGTTTCGTCCGTTGGTGATGTAAATAATGACTATTTTGATGATGTGCTTGTTGGTTCTAATGGTTGTTCCAATCTTGATGGAATAAAATCAGGAAGAGCCGATATTATTTTGGGGCAGCAAGATGTGAATTTAAATCTTTCAGATCCACTTCAAAATGTTATTACTTTTGATGGAGTCGCTTATAATGACATGGCAGGTTATAGTTTAAGCGGAGGTGATATTACCGGAGATAATCAAAGTGATTTGGCAATTGGGGCAGACCAAGCTGATAATTCTAAAGGGAATGTATATGTCGTGAATCATGAGCTCTGGTTGGCAGGTGATCGAGAAAGTTTATTGTTTTCCACTTTCAGAATTTATTCGACGGGTAACTTTTTAAATACAAATCATGTTTCATTAAATGCCGGCTATCATTTAAATACTTTGGTAACTGGTGATTTTAATGGTGATGGAAAAGCTGATCTTTTTATTGGTAATAGGTCTGGAGGACCCATAAATCTTTTTTTAAGTGGTTACTAA